In the genome of Fusarium poae strain DAOMC 252244 chromosome 1, whole genome shotgun sequence, the window ACCCTTCAGTTGACCAAGTTCCAAAACAACGGGAGTTTACCCAGAGTTTTGTTCTTTGGCTGGTCATGCTTGAGGAAAATCCCTAACATGGACCAGGGACCCAACTAGCATtgcacacacacacacacacaagaCCAAACTCGTCAAGGACCATCATATCAAAACTATACGGGACTGGTTGATACATAGATCATCGCCACTGATCAGCCATAATAAGTCTAAATGATTGTGGCGGTCTGGCGACGACAGGATGATCAATTCCAATCATAGCCCAGAACATGCTGGGAAGTTTGGGTTCAAGTTCAAACGAGATAGACGATTTGTTAGTAGTCTGTACCACCACAAACTGGGCTACCGTCTGTCAAAGAAACCCCGCCAACGCCCGCCTTTGCGACGCCTTCGTTCCACACAGATTCAAAAGGCGACTGGACTGATTTCCTGCTCCGGATCTTTGCTATAACTGTCGTAATTCTATGGCACGTGCAGAGTCAGAGTAATGTCCGTCAAAGCTGGCATCAAAACGGGGACAAGGTAAATTAAACGAAAGAGTTCTTTGTTGCTCATCTGCAGCGTTCCAACGGTCTCGTTAACCGGCCGTTGAGGTATTCTATACCTTGCAATATTCCGTATCATCACCAACGGCGATGGCAGGTTGTTGCTGATCCGTCATGGGCCCCTGTCGGTTCCCGCTACGATGCCAGAGCCCGCTCTAAAAACGATCATGTTTTCACATCCACTCTGTTTTTTGTCACTGTCTCTATATGTCTTCTGCTGGGTGCCCCCTGATCCCAGCCTGTCTATGGAACCCTTCAGGACTTGAGTTCTGTTCTGCCTGTCCCCTTATCTTCCCTTTCTGTACGCATGTCTGGAAACAGCCAGAATTGTAATAACAAGGGTACATATTTGTTGATGGCTGCTGCGGGTGGTTGTGATAATATCATATTTCTGTTAAACACCAACAACGCCTTGGCTCCAAGGCCATCTCCAAAGTAATTATCCAATGACAATCTAGACTCACTATCAACAAGAGTTCATTTGGCCGACTTTTTAGCTCCAAGGCTTCTGCATCTGTAGTATGTCAGATACTTAGACTAAACACCAGCCACGTTGCCGAGGTACCTCGTAGATATTCTGACGAACATACTACGTACTATCAACTCTAACCATCATTTATAAACGACCTCTTACAGGGTATCATCCATCGCAGCTGTCCTCTCAGCTAATAAGGGTCAGTACCAACCTGTGCTGTACCTGCCTAAGATAGTACTGCCTCTGTAGCTTCCCCCTTCCTGACCCTTATTTTGTTCATTATCTGTGCCTGCTATTCACATAAGACTTGACCCCTGATCTTGCCTTTTTGTAATTGATACCCCGAGGTAGGAGGCAGGTACCTCCTTCCACCCACTGAAAAGCCACTGGACACGTTATTTGTCACGTTTCTTGATAACCTCTTCCTTCCGCTTCCAACGCCTTGTTCAACGGCGATCGTTGTTCATCAATCAATTAATCAATCTACTTAACTCAGCACCTTGCGATTCAGATACAGCAACCATATTTACATCCACCATCGCTTGTTTCGCGTTTGCTACTATTCTGTTCCTCCTCctatcttttttttctctctccccacacacacacactAGACACACAAGAAGCCCAAGCCTAAAACCCACAACGCACGTCCGTCCCTGCAGCTTCCAACGCCAACGATCCACCGACCGTCCCACGCGCCGTCTCTCCCTCCTGAAGTCCGCGTCTCAGCCGTGCATAAatctgcccgacgatacagATTACACCCTTGTCTGGTACCTTGCAGTCCAATACCTGAACCACCCCAGGACAAGTACCTCCTTAGTCCAGGTACTTGGTCTGTTCGTTGTTGTGTCGCCTGTACCTGTACAATTCTATCACCGGCCCCCCTTCCCCTTCCAAACATCTGCCTGTCTGCCACCATTATCACTACCACTACCACCGCTACCACCTCCACTTTCGTTATCACCATCGATCAATCCGTTGTCTTTTTGTCCTCCATTTTGCGCTTCTTTCTTGCTTGATAGTATTATCCTTCGCTCCTCGTGAGATCGAGGTTTTTACCCCCAGGACTTTGCTTCGCGACGTACCGTCGCCCCCATCGATTTGCTCTCATTGCTTCCATTTTCGATCGTCGCTTGTGTTCTCTCCTCTTTTGTCTTCCGATCGACCGTACCCTAATTGCGCGCCCAAACCGCTATTCGCATCTCATCACCGCTGACGAACCCGACCGACTTGTCGCAAGATCGATTTTTGTTCGTCTTTTTGTTCGTATTGCTGTTGTCCACCAACACACAGGCATCGCTGTCTATACGCCTGGTTACCCGCCATCACTCGACGACTTGTTTCATTACCACCAACGGATTCTGTCTCGACTCACAGTATAGACTGGCACGCCTTCGATTATCCGGGGCAGCTGTGTCACCTCGGCTTAGTACGACTGTGATAACGAAGCTCTGTTTGGGTTTCAAGAGGCATATGAGCCTAAACCTCTGTCCTCCCAGGTTGTAGCAGACACACTATGTCAGTCATGTTACAAACACCATCTCGAGCTTCTaccgcctcctcctcttccttccagCCTATATCTCGTCAGAACACCATGTCTTCCTATGATGGTTCGCGCTCTGCGCGCCAGTCGAAGCGCTATTCCATGTCGGCATTGTATATGTCGATTTCTGCCAACGAAGGAGACCTTCAAATCGAAGATGAACTTGCCAAAGGTAGGTGCCGGTCATTTTGTATGGTGAGAAGCTCAGCCATTGACTCCCTCTATAGCTCAAAAGGCCTTGCGTGACCTCAAATCGAAAATTTCATCCCAGTCTAAGAAGAACTTCGTCCTGGAGAAGGATGTTCGATACCTGGACTCCCGAATCGCATTGCTTATCCAGAACCGTATGGCTTTGGAAGAGGTACGCTTAATTTGGCAATTAGTTGAACCAATTCTCACAAGTACTAGCAAAACGAAGTCGCCAGCCATCTTGAAGATGCCCTTGAAATGCAGCAGGGTGGTTTCCCAAACGACGATAAGACGCAAAAATACGGAAACCTTCTGTTCCTTCTGCAGTCTGAGCCCAGGCACATTGCTCATCTTTGCCGATTGGTTTCCATGTCCGAGATTGACTCTTTGCTCCAGACAGTCATGTTCACCATCTACGGAAATCAATACGAGAGTCGTGAAGAACACCTTCTCCTCACTATGTTTCAGGTATGTCTATTCGCCATCATACATCGAGCTATTGGATTCTTACAGAAACTTAGTCCGTTTTGACATATCAATTCGACAATACTCCCGACTACTCTTCCTTGCTTCGCGCCAACACACCCGTTTCCCGAATGATGACAACATACACTCGAAGAGGACCTGGTCAGAGTTTCCTCAAGTCGGTACTTGCTGATAGAATCAATGGCTTGATCGAATTGAAGGATCTTGATCTCGAAATCAACCCGCTCAAAGTTTACGAGCGAATGATCGAACAGATTGAGGAGGATACCGGCCAACTCCCCCCTCATCTCCCCAAGGGAATTACGGGCGAGCAGGCTGCTGAGAACCCTCAGGTTCAGGCCATCATCGAGCCCCGCCTGACTATGTTGACCGAGATTGCTAACGGCTTCTTGACCACCATTATCGAGGGACTCGAGGAAGCGCCTTACGGTATCCGCTGGATTTGCAAGCAGATTAGGAGCTTGACCAAACGCAAGTATCCTGACGCTAATGACCAGGTCATCTGTACTCTAATCGGCGGATTCTTCTTCCTGCGCTTTATCAACCCTGCAATCGTCACTCCCAAATCGTACATGCTCATCGATGGGACCCCAGCCGAGCGACCACGACGAACTCTGACCTATATCGCCAAGATGCTTCAGAACCTTGCGAACAAGCCATCATACGCCAAGGAGCCGTACATGGCTAAGCTCCAGCCGTTCATTCACCAGAACAAGGACAGGATCAACAAATTCATGATTGACCTCTGTGAGGTACAGGATTTCTATGAGAGTCTCGAAATGGACAACTACGTCGCTCTTTCGAAGAAAGACCTCGAGCTTGAGATCACTCTCAACGAAGTTTACGCCATGCACTCGTTGATTGACAAGCACCATGCGGAGCTGTGGAAGGATGACAATTCGCATcttgccatcatcatgtcGGAACTGGGGTCCTCACCTCCCCAGCTACCACGCAAAGAGAACAGGGTCATCAACTTGCCCTTGTTCAGCCGATGGGAATCAGCCATCGGTGATCTCACAGCAGCTTTGGATATCACTCAAGAGGAAGTGTATTTTATGGAAGCCAAGTCGATTTTCGTCCAAGTCATGCGATCAATTCCATCAACAAGCGGCGTAGCCAGGCGCCCGCTGCGACTGGAACGtattgctgatgctgcagCCACAAACCGCAGTGATGCAGTGATGGTGCGCAAGGGTATTCGTGCCATGGAGCTGCTTTCTCAGCTTCAGGAAATGCATGTTATCGACAAGGCCGACCAATTCAGTCTCCTCCGCGATGAAGTTGAGCAAGAACTCCAGCATCTTGGCTCCCTCAAGGAAGGTGTGATCACTGAAACCCAGAAGTTGCAGGAGGTCTATAAGACCATCCGCGACCACAACGTGTATCTCAACGGACAGCTTGAGACTTACAAGAGCTACCTGCACAACGTTCGATCGCAAAGCGAGGGTACTAAGAGAAAGCAGCAGAAGCAGCAAGTTCTTGGTCCATACAAGTTCACCCATCAGCAGCTCGAGAAGGAGGGTGTCATTCAGAAGAGTAATGTTCCCGATAACAGACGGGCCAACATCTACTTCAACTTCACTAGTCCACTGCCGGGAACCTTTGTTATCTCATTGCACTACAAGGGTAAGTTCTACAGAATCCAGTCATGCATGATAATACTAACCCGAGACAGGTCGCAACAGAGGCTTACTTGAGTTGGACCTCAAGCTGGATGATTTGCTCGAAATGCAAAAAGATAACCAGGATGATCTTGATCTCGAATACGTCCAGTTCAACGTACCAAAGGTGTTGGCATT includes:
- a CDS encoding hypothetical protein (BUSCO:7039at5125) — its product is MLQTPSRASTASSSSFQPISRQNTMSSYDGSRSARQSKRYSMSALYMSISANEGDLQIEDELAKAQKALRDLKSKISSQSKKNFVLEKDVRYLDSRIALLIQNRMALEEQNEVASHLEDALEMQQGGFPNDDKTQKYGNLLFLLQSEPRHIAHLCRLVSMSEIDSLLQTVMFTIYGNQYESREEHLLLTMFQSVLTYQFDNTPDYSSLLRANTPVSRMMTTYTRRGPGQSFLKSVLADRINGLIELKDLDLEINPLKVYERMIEQIEEDTGQLPPHLPKGITGEQAAENPQVQAIIEPRLTMLTEIANGFLTTIIEGLEEAPYGIRWICKQIRSLTKRKYPDANDQVICTLIGGFFFLRFINPAIVTPKSYMLIDGTPAERPRRTLTYIAKMLQNLANKPSYAKEPYMAKLQPFIHQNKDRINKFMIDLCEVQDFYESLEMDNYVALSKKDLELEITLNEVYAMHSLIDKHHAELWKDDNSHLAIIMSELGSSPPQLPRKENRVINLPLFSRWESAIGDLTAALDITQEEVYFMEAKSIFVQVMRSIPSTSGVARRPLRLERIADAAATNRSDAVMVRKGIRAMELLSQLQEMHVIDKADQFSLLRDEVEQELQHLGSLKEGVITETQKLQEVYKTIRDHNVYLNGQLETYKSYLHNVRSQSEGTKRKQQKQQVLGPYKFTHQQLEKEGVIQKSNVPDNRRANIYFNFTSPLPGTFVISLHYKGRNRGLLELDLKLDDLLEMQKDNQDDLDLEYVQFNVPKVLALLNKRFARKKGW